The Verrucomicrobiota bacterium genome includes the window CGACCACCAAAGTGTTCTTGTCCGAGGGGAGCAACTTGGCGATCTCTTCGCCCTTGGCGTCGAAGTCGATCGCACCGGGAATGTGGCCTTTTTGCCAGGATTCGGTGCCGTTGACGTCGATGACGGCGACCTTCTTGTCAGCGATGGCCCTTTTCAGCTCAGTCACGCTGATGTCAGGAAATTCGCCGGCGTATGCGAGCACGGCGATCATGGCGGTGGCAAGGAATGTGAGGATTTTCTTCATGATTCGTAGTTGATGGATTGATCGGGCCATGGCGGCCCGGTAAGGCCGGATCCATGGACAGAGGAGATAGGACGCAACATTTGTTGGCAAAATTCAAGCCTGCTGATGCAGGTGGCCCCTCCCCAGTTCATCCAGAGGTTGTCGGTGACTGGGTTGTCCTGGTCACCCAGACAGCCCTGTCTGCTGTAGCGCAGGCTGCCCAACCTGCGGGGCGACGAAGGAAACCAGGCGCGTGGAGAGCATGAATGGGGCTCGTTCTTCACCCTCCGGGCCGAAGGGCCGTCGGCGAGTCGGCAGGCTGGGCAGCCTGCGCCACACGGCAGACCACTGCGGGATACACGGCCCCCTCCCCCCCCTGGGACGGCTCCCAAAGGCGCTCGGACTTGGATTGAAAATCTGCCGTTTTTCTCGAGTGCGAGTTTGACGGCACACCGGAGCACTATATAATACGTTTACATACTAATGAGTCCGAAAGTCCTCGAATGGACTCGCTTCGAACCTCGTCCCAAATTGATGAAACTGTTTTTCATGGTCGTGGCACTCGTCGGCCTTTTGGCCGGAGGGTATTATTTGAAACAAGCGAAGGCTCGGTCGGATTCGGACAAATCGGGCTCGGCCGCCTCCCGCCAGACCGTCGCCCCGGCCGTGACGACCAACATTCACTTTTCGGTGACTCTGGCCGGAGAAATCGGCCCGGCGGAACAAGTTTCGGTGCGTCCGGAGGTCAACGGCCGCATCTCGGAACTGCCGGTGGACATTGGGGATCGAGTGGCCAAGGGCACGTTGCTCTTCGCCTTGGATGACAAAGATCTACAAATCGAACTGGACACTCGGAAACAAGAGATCAGCAGTTCCGAATTGCAGTTGGAAAAGGCCCGGCTGCGCATGGAACAGGCGGAGCGAGATTATCAACGCGACCGCAAGTTATTCCAGGAGAAGCTGGTCAGCGAACAGGTGTACGAAACGAGCAAACAACTTTGGGATTCCGCCAAGAAAGACCATGAACTCGCCCAAAACTCCGTGCAACGGTCCCGGACCAGCCTCGAACAAACCAAAGAAAAACTGACCAAGACCCGGGTTACCGCCCCTTTCGATTGCACCGTCCTCACCCGGCCCATCTCCGCCGTCGGTCAAGCCGTCTCGGGCTCCGGAGGATTCAACAGCGGAACGGAAGTGATGACGATCGCCAACTTGGAAGACTTGGTCATCCTGGCCCATGTCAACCAGGCGGATGTCACCCGCCTGAAAGTCGGCATGGAAGTTCGTATCGCGGTCGAGGCCGTCACAGGACTCGTGGTGTCCGGCCTGGTGGAGCGTGTCTCCCCCCAAGCCACCATCGTCAACAACATCAAGGGTTTCTCCACCCGCATCCGGCTCAAAGCTCCCGACCAGCGCGTGCAGCCAGGCATGACGGCCAACATCACGATTCCCGTGGCTTCCGTGTCCAACGTGGTCGCCGTCCCGCTCGCCGCGGTGTTCACAGAATTCAATCCGGAACAGCAGCAAAACGAGCGATTCGTTTTTGTGGCTGAAGGGGACCATTTCGAAAAGCGACCCGTAAAGCTTGGCGTCTCGGACTATTTTCACGCCGAAATCAAACACGGCGTCAGCCAGGGCGATCACGTCGCGCTCGAAAAGCCCGCCTCCGACAAAATTCAATCCTCGGAGGCCGCTGGAAAAGGCTCTGTCAAACCGGTCTCCGTCGCCGGCGCTCATAAAACCTAGCCAACCCGCAAGGGCCAGCCCCTGATCACGCCCCGACAGACCCCAACGTCTTGTCCACGGCAGCCCGCCCCCCTTCCGGACAGGAATGTTCAGAGCCCATGAAAATCAGTCCGCCCCATTCTTCATCGCTTGAGCCATGGCCCTCGTCGAACTGAGAGACATCACGAAAATCTACCACCTGGGAGGCGAGGAAATTCGCGCCCTCGACGGAGTCAGTCTGGACATTCAACAAGGCGACTTCTGCTCCATCATCGGACCTTCCGGCAGCGGAAAATCGACCCTGATGCACATCCTGGGCTGCCTCGATTCGCCCACGTCCGGCACTCTCAAACTCGACGGACTCGAGATCCACAACGCGACGCCGAGGCAACTCGCCGGCATTCGAAATCAAAAAATCGGATTCGTGTTTCAGTTCTTCAATCTGCTGCCCAAGCTCAACGTCCTCCAAAACGTCGAACTGCCGATGATCTACACTGGACTGGGGGGCAAGGAGCGGCGTGAACGTGCCCTGACGGCACTTCGGGAAGTCGAACTGGACAACCGGGCCAAGCACCGCCCTTCCCAACTTTCGGGCGGTCAGCAGCAACGTGTCGCCATCGCCCGGGCGTTGGTCAACAATCCCAAGATCCTCTTTGCGGACGAACCGACGGGCAACCTCGATTCGCATACCGGGGAACTCATCCTGGACATGCTCCGCCGTTTTCACCGCGAGGGCCGCACCATCATCCTGGTTACGCATGATCCGGAAATTGCCGCCATGACTCCCAGGAAGATCGAAATCCGCGACGGAAAAATCGCGAAAAACCTCGACCGAAGACTGTCGGGACAGGACCGCGCCAGCAACTCACCACTCCTCTCGTAAGTTGAATCTGGTCAATGTCATCCTGACGGGATTCCGGGAAATCGCTTCCCACAAGTTTCGCTCTTTGCTCACCATCCTCGGCATCATCCTCGGCGTCTCCAGCTTGGTCGCGATGTCCGCCTTGGTCAAAGGCATGGAACTGGGCCTCAAGGAGGCTCTGACCGCCATGGGCGGGCTCGAGAAAATTCGCGTCGAAAGCCAGATGGATCTCCCCATTCACCAGCGCCATCTCCAAGACCGGGTCACCGGCGTGACCCTGCCGGACGTCGAAGCCTTGCGTCAAAGCGCCCCCCTCGTCCACACCATCACCCCATCCTACGAACTCTGGGGCCGGGGTTCACGGACTGTGCTGGCCTACAAGGACAAAACCGCCCGCCCGTTCTCCTTCGTGGGCACCTGGCCGGGAGCATTGGCCCTCAACGAACACATCGTGAAGCACGGCCGGATGTTCAACGAGTTGGACGAAGAGGAGGCACGGTCCGTCTGCGTCATCGGCACGGGCATACGGGACCAGCTTTTTGGGGATCCAGACGAGATCGGAACGGAAGTGATACCCATTGGCGAGATCATCACCATCAACCGCCAGCCCTTCACCATCGTGGGCATGTTTGAGCATTACGAAAGCGAACCCGCGCGAATCCAGCGGCTGGCAAGGGCGGCCGCCCGCAAGAACATGGGCGGCCCCAACCGGGGCTCCAGCCCCTGGGATCGCGCCAAGGGTGGACACTTCGCGTTTCGCCTGAAAAACAACACCGTTTACATTCCGCTGAAAACCATGCTGCTGAATTTTCAGTCCGGAACCAAAGCCGTTTCCTCGTTCAGCGCCCGCCTTTCCTCGCTGCAAATGAAAGTGAAGGACATCGACCTGCTCGAACCCGCGTTGCAACAAGTGCGCAACGTGCTCATGACCACGCACCATGGCTTGGAGGATTTCGCGTTTCGAACCGACGAAGACTGGGCCGCCGAAATCAGCCGGACCATACACGACGCGCGCATGAGCGGAGGCATCATCGCCGCCATCAGCCTCATCGTCGGCGGCATCGGCATCGCCAATATCATGCTCGCCAGCATCTCGGAGCGAGTGCGCGAAATCGGGATTCGCAAATCGATCGGAGCCACCACCCAGGATATCTTCGTGCAAATCCTGGTCGAAAGCACCGTCCTGGCCATGCTCGGCGGCGCGCTGGGACTGGCCGTTTCCGCCGGCCTCACTCATCTCGTCGGTCAATTCTCGCCCAACGAAAACACGCCGGTCATCACGTTGGCCGCCCTGCTGGCCGCGTTTGGCGCCAGTGTCGCGGTCGGCGTTCTGGCCGGCCTCTGGCCCGCCCTCAAAGCCTCCCGCCTGCACCCGATCCAAGCCCTCAAATACGACTAGCCTTCGCCGTGCCCCTGCTCAACGCCATTTTCATCGGTCTGAAGGACATCTGGGCTCACAAGTTCCGGTCCCTCCTGACGATGTTCGGCATCGTCCTGGGCGTGGCAAGCCTCGTCGCCATGGCCGCCATTGTCAAAGGCATGGAGAACGGAATGAAGGAGTCCATGGTCGCGATGGGCGGCGCTGACAAAGTCCGCATCGTGGACAGCGACGTGCCGATTCACCAGCGCCACTTGGAGGACCAATCACCGGGCAAGACCCTTCGTGATGTGCAGGCCCTTCTGCAGAACGCGCCGCTGGTGGAATTGATATCGCCCCAAATGAGCCTGGACTATCTGCGCGTCAGCCGCGGAAGCAAAAATACTTTTCCGATGGAGATGGTGGGCGTCCTTCCGGCAGCGTTGGAGATGGACCTCTTCGAGGTCGAGCATGGGCGGTATTTCGGAGACTTGGACCAGGAGTTTGCGAGCAGCGTCTGCGTCATCGGCACCGGCATTCGCGACGAACTCTTTGGATCGCCGGAGAAAACAGGCGAGCCCATCGTGCCGATCGGGGAAACCATCCACGTGGGCGGCCAGCCCTTCACCATCGTGGGCATGTTCAAACATTACGAAGGCGAGCAGACGCGAAAGATCCGCGAACTGGCCAAATTGGAGGCGAAGGGAAAGAAAAACCAAGGGGTGCAACGGAGGACGGGATGGGGCGGACGTCGCTGGGATGCGTTCGCCCGCAAGAATCACACGATTCATCTTCCGTTGAACACCGCATGGGTGAAGTTTCGCTCCGGCGGATCCCGCCGCAATCCCCTGCCCGACCCGCGGCTGGACGACATCGACATCCGCGTCGCCAACTTCGAGCGAATGTCCGAGGCTTTGCAGCAGGTCGAAAATGTGCTGATGCTCACGCACAACGGCATCAAAGATTTCGAACTCAGCACGCAGGAAGACCGGCTGGCGGACATCAACAAACGGATCAAGAACGCCAGGGTCAGCGGGGGAATCATCGCGGCGTTGAGCCTGCTCGTGGGCGGCATCGGGATCATGAACATCATGTTGGCCAGCATCAACGAGCGCATCCGGGAAATCGGCACCTGCAAAGCGCTCGGCGCCACAGGTCCCCACATTTTCGCGCAGATCTTGGTGGAAGGCGTGACGCTCTCTCTGCTGGGGGCCTTTCTGGGACTGAGCGCAACCTGGGGACTGGTCAAAATCATCGCCTGGGTCTCGCCCACCGCCAATGCCCCGGTCATCACCCTGACTCCCATGATCGTGGCCGTGGCTTTCAGCTTTCTCGTCGGGGTCGTGGCCGGATTTCTGCCCGCCATGAAAGCTGCTCGGCTGGATCCCATCCAGGCCTTGCGCTATGAGTAAGCCGGCCGCATCTCCCCAGCCCGGCCGGCCGGAATCTAAAACTTCAACGTAACCTGGCCGGCGAACATCTGTTCGCCTTGCTGCAAATCCCTATTCTGCCGCCCGTAACTGTACTGAGCCTTGACCTGCCAATGCCGGCTGAAACGATAGGCAAGCCCCGCCTCCGCCTTCCACATGTCATGATCCCAGCGCTCATCCTTTCCCGCTGGGTTGGTCACTTCCCCAAAAAACTGCTGATTCCAGCGCAAGGCCGCGGACCAACTCGCGTCGATCTTGTACTTCGCTTCAATGTAATAGGAGAGGGTGTCGGCATGGCCCACCGTGGGGACATCGAAGCGAGATCCGATGACCTCGCTCCACACCTGCCACCGATGGCGAGCATATCCAGCGTCAAAACCAAAGGTGGTCTGTTGAAAATCATCGCGGCCGGTTCCCGCAGGTAATCCAGCCTCCGCGGACTGAAGCAAATAACCGCCATGGCTTCCGGAAACCCCCAATTTCCAGGAGGCGTCCGGACGCCAGCCCAGTCGCCCGGAATAAGTGGGATCGTCCCAGCCGTTTTGGACCGGATCCCACGCGGGGGGCGCGACGAAATCGACGCATTCTTTAACTCGAACGCATAATCGAACCTTTCAACCGAGCCGCCCACAAGCGCGCCCGCGGCATAACTCGGCCCCCAGAGGACGGGCAGCCATTTTCCCTTCTCGTCGGCTTTCGATTTGCGTCCTAAAAACGCGGCGGCGCTCGGAGGCGCCACGCTATCCGTCATCGTCAGGACATTTTCGTAAGGCAGTGGCGCGTTGACAAACGGATTGTGCCAGGAGTCATGGCGAACCTCCCCGCCTGGATGAAGGACTCTCCCATCCTCCCAAGGAGTGTAGCGCAGAAAGTATTCGTCCAACCGCTCGTCTCCACGAGGTTTGGAGTTGGGATCAAACCCTCGGTCGAACCGCATCTGCACCAGGCTGTAGAGCTTGCCGCCCCATCGAGAGTCCAGGAACAGCGACATGCGGGGAGCAATGAGATACTCGCGATCACTGAACACCAAGCCCGGAGGAGTGCCGTCCACGGTGTAACCCTCGAAATCAAGCAACCCGCCCAGTTCGGCCCGCACCGCGCCGCCCGCACTCTGATAGGACAAACCCTCGTCCAATCGATCCAGCCAACTCGCCTCGGCTTCCGCCATCAACGGGACGGCCATCGCGCATCCCGCCGCCATCGAAACAGCTTATCGACCGAACCCGGTCCAGTTGCTCCCAGCACTCCAATCGGAGCATCCCAACTTCGAGTTGACCGCAACGTCAGAGCGTTTCATGGACAAGCAAGAGTTCGACAGCGTTTCAGAGGGAAATCAAGAATTAGCCGAGTAATTTGAAAGCGCAAACAGGATCCGCGAATCCCTTGAGCACCAAAGGCTCTAAGGGCTCGATCTGCGGCGGGTCGCGCAGGCGATCTCGGGTGGTGGAATCAATCACGACCTCCATTCTCCCCGCCTTGCTGCAGAGCCTGGAGGCCAGATTCACCCGCTCGCCCAGCACCGTGTAATTGAGGCGGTCGGCCGAACCCATGCACCCCGCCACGGCGAGTCCCGAGGCCACGCCAATTCCCATTTCGATCTTGTACTTCGAAGTGGTGTTCAAGCGACCCCGTTCTTCGATCATGCTCAACGCGCATCGCGCCGCCAAATCGGCGTCCTCGCCGTAACTTTTGGGGGCTCCAAAAATGGCCATGATCAGGTCCCCCACAAACTTGTCCACCACCCCGTGATGCGCGTGCACGCCCCGGGTAAGCGCGGTCATGTGCTCATTGAGCATCGCGATCACTTCCTGGGGAGGCATGCGCTCCGTCAAGGCCGTGAAACCGCGGATGTCACAAAACAACACGCTGATGTCGCGCGTTTCACCACCCAGCGTGACCCGCCCGCTCATCAATTCGGAGGCGACCTGCTTGTCCGCCACCGGGTTGAGCACGTGATGATACTTCTCCTTGAGCGCCAGACCTTCCGCCATCTCATTGAACGAGGAGGTTAGCTCACCAATCTCATCGCGGCTCTTGACCGGCAATCGAATGTCGAATCGTCCCTCTAAAATGTCCTTCGTCGCCGCCGCCAACCGATTCACAGGCACGGTCAATCCATGCGCAACAAGCAGGCTGATGGCCACACCCAGGGCCAGACCCATGGCGCCAAAAGCCGCGATGCGGGCTCCCAATTCGCGCTGCCGCGAGGCGGCCTCGGTCATGGAGACCGCGGAAAGCAAATACGCGGGCGGAAAACCCGCCGAAGCCGCCAGCCTCCGGAAAGCAAACAAATAGGGCTTGCTCCCCACCTCCATCCGCCGTTCACCGTTGGCCGGCGAATCCGCCAGCTTCGACTTGAAAAAACGGGCCACTTCAGGGTCGGTCCAAGGGCTCTGGCGCGAATCGGTCGCTCCTTCGATCCAAAC containing:
- a CDS encoding rhodanese-like domain-containing protein, whose product is MKKILTFLATAMIAVLAYAGEFPDISVTELKRAIADKKVAVIDVNGTESWQKGHIPGAIDFDAKGEEIAKLLPSDKNTLVVAYCGGPKCNAYAQAAKAAKKLGYKNIKHLSAGISGWKEAGEKVEKGS
- a CDS encoding efflux RND transporter periplasmic adaptor subunit gives rise to the protein MSPKVLEWTRFEPRPKLMKLFFMVVALVGLLAGGYYLKQAKARSDSDKSGSAASRQTVAPAVTTNIHFSVTLAGEIGPAEQVSVRPEVNGRISELPVDIGDRVAKGTLLFALDDKDLQIELDTRKQEISSSELQLEKARLRMEQAERDYQRDRKLFQEKLVSEQVYETSKQLWDSAKKDHELAQNSVQRSRTSLEQTKEKLTKTRVTAPFDCTVLTRPISAVGQAVSGSGGFNSGTEVMTIANLEDLVILAHVNQADVTRLKVGMEVRIAVEAVTGLVVSGLVERVSPQATIVNNIKGFSTRIRLKAPDQRVQPGMTANITIPVASVSNVVAVPLAAVFTEFNPEQQQNERFVFVAEGDHFEKRPVKLGVSDYFHAEIKHGVSQGDHVALEKPASDKIQSSEAAGKGSVKPVSVAGAHKT
- a CDS encoding ABC transporter ATP-binding protein, whose protein sequence is MALVELRDITKIYHLGGEEIRALDGVSLDIQQGDFCSIIGPSGSGKSTLMHILGCLDSPTSGTLKLDGLEIHNATPRQLAGIRNQKIGFVFQFFNLLPKLNVLQNVELPMIYTGLGGKERRERALTALREVELDNRAKHRPSQLSGGQQQRVAIARALVNNPKILFADEPTGNLDSHTGELILDMLRRFHREGRTIILVTHDPEIAAMTPRKIEIRDGKIAKNLDRRLSGQDRASNSPLLS
- a CDS encoding ABC transporter permease; translation: MNLVNVILTGFREIASHKFRSLLTILGIILGVSSLVAMSALVKGMELGLKEALTAMGGLEKIRVESQMDLPIHQRHLQDRVTGVTLPDVEALRQSAPLVHTITPSYELWGRGSRTVLAYKDKTARPFSFVGTWPGALALNEHIVKHGRMFNELDEEEARSVCVIGTGIRDQLFGDPDEIGTEVIPIGEIITINRQPFTIVGMFEHYESEPARIQRLARAAARKNMGGPNRGSSPWDRAKGGHFAFRLKNNTVYIPLKTMLLNFQSGTKAVSSFSARLSSLQMKVKDIDLLEPALQQVRNVLMTTHHGLEDFAFRTDEDWAAEISRTIHDARMSGGIIAAISLIVGGIGIANIMLASISERVREIGIRKSIGATTQDIFVQILVESTVLAMLGGALGLAVSAGLTHLVGQFSPNENTPVITLAALLAAFGASVAVGVLAGLWPALKASRLHPIQALKYD
- a CDS encoding ABC transporter permease, which gives rise to MPLLNAIFIGLKDIWAHKFRSLLTMFGIVLGVASLVAMAAIVKGMENGMKESMVAMGGADKVRIVDSDVPIHQRHLEDQSPGKTLRDVQALLQNAPLVELISPQMSLDYLRVSRGSKNTFPMEMVGVLPAALEMDLFEVEHGRYFGDLDQEFASSVCVIGTGIRDELFGSPEKTGEPIVPIGETIHVGGQPFTIVGMFKHYEGEQTRKIRELAKLEAKGKKNQGVQRRTGWGGRRWDAFARKNHTIHLPLNTAWVKFRSGGSRRNPLPDPRLDDIDIRVANFERMSEALQQVENVLMLTHNGIKDFELSTQEDRLADINKRIKNARVSGGIIAALSLLVGGIGIMNIMLASINERIREIGTCKALGATGPHIFAQILVEGVTLSLLGAFLGLSATWGLVKIIAWVSPTANAPVITLTPMIVAVAFSFLVGVVAGFLPAMKAARLDPIQALRYE
- a CDS encoding HAMP domain-containing protein, whose protein sequence is MSEPGFKRGEGESLLRLGVRAKLTLVIASVVGAVVAGTLQVTRQSVEAAYASQAETQARAQFEFFGKLQQARLQEVRRRTSALSGERGVRIRSSLLRLAEAAAANEKDDEGLELLYQNAADELQSLVSSEAPAVPSDEDGTPTVFYRLLNAKGEVLPPPSGINAGLKGTVEGGETLERKLRLLGATMQGAEEQGVGYLTWMGAPGRTSLQEVVVTRIGDPHDGQVLGSVVVGFPLIAAAGRATENSVAVWIEGATDSRQSPWTDPEVARFFKSKLADSPANGERRMEVGSKPYLFAFRRLAASAGFPPAYLLSAVSMTEAASRQRELGARIAAFGAMGLALGVAISLLVAHGLTVPVNRLAAATKDILEGRFDIRLPVKSRDEIGELTSSFNEMAEGLALKEKYHHVLNPVADKQVASELMSGRVTLGGETRDISVLFCDIRGFTALTERMPPQEVIAMLNEHMTALTRGVHAHHGVVDKFVGDLIMAIFGAPKSYGEDADLAARCALSMIEERGRLNTTSKYKIEMGIGVASGLAVAGCMGSADRLNYTVLGERVNLASRLCSKAGRMEVVIDSTTRDRLRDPPQIEPLEPLVLKGFADPVCAFKLLG